In Synechococcus sp. KORDI-52, one genomic interval encodes:
- a CDS encoding MoxR family ATPase, which yields MAAHELLPLIDAVGRVLLGKEHQVRLAFSCLLADGHLLIEDRPGMGKSTLAEALARMFALAFKRVSFTSDLLPADLTGLNVFNPAEASFRFQPGPLFTQVLLADEINRASPRTQSALLEAMAAGRVSVDGVSRALPQPFFVIATQNSLDQVGTSPLPEAQLDRFLMRLSLGFPDRRSERAMLHAGFDSASENLPQLGHDVLQQLQHRSCHQHCSELLIDYVLDLVEVSRQRHPGLSPRASQGLLAAARAWSLLEGRDHVVIDDVQAVLPAVVEHRMDAGCPARHGAPHSESLLQAVPALR from the coding sequence TTGGCTGCACATGAGCTGTTGCCGTTGATCGATGCCGTCGGTCGGGTGCTGCTGGGCAAGGAGCATCAGGTGCGCCTGGCATTCAGCTGTTTGCTGGCCGATGGTCATCTGCTGATCGAGGACCGCCCGGGCATGGGCAAGTCCACCCTGGCGGAAGCCTTGGCGCGGATGTTTGCACTCGCCTTCAAGCGGGTCAGCTTCACCAGTGATCTGTTGCCGGCAGACCTCACGGGCCTGAATGTGTTCAACCCGGCGGAAGCCAGCTTCCGTTTTCAGCCCGGACCGTTGTTCACTCAGGTGTTGCTGGCTGATGAGATCAATCGCGCCAGCCCCCGCACCCAAAGTGCTCTGCTGGAAGCGATGGCAGCTGGTCGCGTCAGCGTCGATGGTGTGAGCCGAGCCTTGCCGCAGCCATTTTTTGTGATCGCGACGCAGAACAGCCTTGATCAGGTGGGCACCAGTCCATTGCCCGAGGCCCAGCTCGATCGCTTTCTGATGCGTCTCAGTCTTGGATTCCCCGATCGTCGCTCGGAACGGGCGATGTTGCACGCCGGATTTGATTCAGCATCCGAGAACCTGCCGCAGTTGGGCCACGATGTGCTGCAGCAGTTGCAGCACCGCTCATGCCACCAGCATTGCTCTGAGCTGCTGATCGATTACGTCCTTGATCTGGTCGAGGTCAGTCGTCAACGACATCCCGGTCTCTCGCCGCGGGCCAGTCAGGGACTCCTGGCGGCTGCCCGGGCCTGGTCCCTGCTCGAGGGTCGTGATCACGTGGTGATTGACGACGTCCAGGCCGTTTTGCCAGCAGTGGTGGAGCATCGAATGGATGCCGGTTGTCCCGCACGTCATGGAGCGCCGCACAGCGAATCCCTTCTCCAGGCCGTCCCGGCCCTGCGCTGA
- a CDS encoding glycosyltransferase family 2 protein has translation MSLALLEPLLFLSAALAASAGLLILQLGLQRVFAVAPRLRSARGASAPDTSLTVVIPAFNEAHNIASCVGCVLASAPPCRDWSVLVVDDESTDATVQNAMGAGSADARFRLIQAGPRPVDQRWVGKNWACSKAAELVKSDWLLFIDADVRLQPDALQRSLAQAIDENADLLSLAPRLSCGCLAEWMVQPIMASLLGLGFPILETNDPVSPVAFAAGPFMLFKASTYRWIGGHRALAGEVVEDLALARAIKAGGHRLRYLLGLDAVDLRMYSDLAALWEGWTKNWFLGLDRDPIKALGAALVVVLMFTVPWLLLPASLVLLWLQPLLSVVWWWLMALSGLAIVQQLLLRLWIRSSFDMPLSHWWLMGAGGLLVGAIGPVSIWRTRTGRGWTWKGRPLN, from the coding sequence ATGTCGCTTGCCTTGCTTGAGCCTCTGTTGTTTCTCTCTGCGGCTCTGGCGGCTTCAGCGGGGTTGTTGATTCTTCAGCTGGGATTGCAACGGGTGTTTGCTGTTGCCCCTCGCTTGAGGTCGGCCCGGGGGGCTTCTGCCCCGGACACCTCTTTGACTGTGGTGATCCCCGCCTTCAATGAAGCCCACAACATCGCCTCCTGTGTGGGCTGTGTGCTGGCCAGTGCGCCCCCCTGCCGGGATTGGTCGGTCCTGGTGGTGGATGACGAATCAACCGATGCCACCGTCCAGAACGCCATGGGTGCCGGTTCAGCAGACGCGCGCTTTCGGCTGATTCAGGCCGGTCCTCGGCCGGTTGATCAGCGCTGGGTCGGTAAGAACTGGGCCTGCAGCAAGGCCGCTGAGCTGGTCAAGAGCGATTGGCTGCTGTTTATCGATGCCGATGTTCGTCTCCAGCCGGACGCGCTTCAACGGTCCCTGGCTCAGGCCATCGATGAGAACGCCGATTTGCTGAGCCTGGCACCGAGGCTCAGTTGCGGATGCCTGGCGGAATGGATGGTGCAGCCGATCATGGCCAGCCTGCTGGGCCTCGGCTTTCCCATCCTCGAAACCAATGACCCGGTATCGCCGGTGGCGTTTGCTGCGGGTCCCTTCATGCTCTTCAAGGCCTCCACCTACAGGTGGATCGGTGGCCACCGGGCCCTGGCTGGTGAGGTGGTGGAAGATCTCGCTTTAGCCCGTGCCATCAAGGCCGGCGGTCATCGGCTTCGTTATCTCCTCGGGCTTGATGCGGTCGATCTGCGGATGTACAGCGACCTCGCGGCGCTTTGGGAGGGCTGGACCAAGAACTGGTTTCTGGGCTTGGACCGCGACCCCATCAAAGCCCTCGGTGCTGCCTTGGTGGTGGTGTTGATGTTCACCGTGCCCTGGCTGTTGTTGCCTGCATCGCTGGTGCTGCTCTGGCTTCAACCCCTGCTGTCCGTGGTCTGGTGGTGGCTGATGGCGTTGTCGGGTCTGGCCATCGTCCAACAGCTGTTGCTGCGGCTGTGGATCCGCAGCAGCTTCGATATGCCACTCAGCCATTGGTGGCTGATGGGTGCCGGTGGATTGCTGGTGGGTGCGATCGGACCTGTATCGATCTGGCGTACGCGCACCGGTCGGGGCTGGACCTGGAAGGGCCGACCTCTGAATTAG
- a CDS encoding Nif11-like leader peptide family natural product precursor, whose product MTSRASRSGRWMERLNGEIEWHPSQAVTTMTDQAHSVASKLEQLLKAVANNPSLERQLKMATTASAICEVASSAGIELRPADVVKHYANRLLSASDEVSVQNFDLCSWDAGELLWAMKQWT is encoded by the coding sequence ATGACATCCCGTGCATCGCGCTCGGGACGTTGGATGGAGAGATTGAATGGAGAGATTGAATGGCACCCAAGCCAAGCAGTCACCACCATGACGGATCAAGCACATTCCGTTGCATCCAAGCTTGAACAGTTGCTGAAAGCGGTTGCCAACAATCCCTCGCTTGAGCGGCAGTTAAAAATGGCAACCACAGCAAGTGCCATCTGCGAGGTTGCTTCTTCAGCAGGCATCGAATTAAGACCCGCTGATGTTGTTAAACACTATGCCAATCGACTTCTCTCGGCTTCAGACGAGGTTTCCGTTCAGAACTTTGACCTGTGCAGCTGGGACGCGGGGGAATTGCTCTGGGCCATGAAGCAATGGACGTGA
- a CDS encoding DCC1-like thiol-disulfide oxidoreductase family protein — protein MLLTLIYDGGCPFCREFALRSELKAGLAHLRIVDGRTDHKIRQDLNALGLPLRNGAVLIEGDHRWHGSEAIAELCRRMTPSDPLLKLMAKLFCDDKRSALAYPALLAARRLALASRGMSVDPDEQPMG, from the coding sequence ATGCTGTTAACCCTCATCTACGACGGCGGATGCCCATTCTGCCGGGAGTTCGCCCTGCGCAGTGAACTCAAGGCGGGCCTCGCCCACCTGCGCATTGTCGACGGACGCACAGATCACAAGATCCGTCAGGACCTCAACGCCCTTGGCCTGCCTCTCCGCAACGGCGCCGTTCTGATCGAAGGGGACCATCGATGGCATGGAAGCGAAGCGATTGCAGAACTCTGCCGTCGCATGACGCCCAGCGATCCCTTGCTGAAGTTGATGGCGAAACTGTTCTGCGACGACAAACGATCAGCACTGGCTTACCCGGCTCTCTTGGCGGCCCGGCGCCTGGCCCTGGCATCACGTGGCATGAGCGTTGATCCGGACGAACAGCCGATGGGCTGA
- a CDS encoding DUF3488 domain-containing protein, whose product MSRDRTATTLAWWALLPLVLQCLVLNWSAPLTLPSWALVMATMVKLRECRRPFEQRLVALLQLVSTGLLAAQLQGLLATVLQLLTVMLSLAGLLGHELVGALTFRGVLQRSVQLLAAALPLALLLFVFVPRVPPLWTTQLGATRGAVSGLSPELDPLSIAELTLVDDSAARLLLPKGQTLQRDGYWRVLVHDQFDGRRWQRRPPPLFSALAMIEGSGKGPVSGGWWTPRPSGLSPGMASPCRQHRING is encoded by the coding sequence ATGAGCCGGGATCGAACCGCGACGACTCTTGCCTGGTGGGCCCTGCTGCCCCTGGTGCTGCAGTGCCTCGTGCTGAATTGGTCTGCGCCACTCACGTTGCCGTCATGGGCATTGGTGATGGCCACCATGGTCAAGCTGCGGGAATGCCGGCGGCCCTTCGAGCAACGGCTCGTCGCTCTCTTGCAATTGGTGTCCACCGGCCTGCTGGCAGCCCAACTGCAGGGTCTGTTGGCGACTGTGCTCCAGCTGCTGACGGTGATGCTGAGCCTTGCCGGTCTGCTCGGTCATGAACTGGTTGGCGCCCTGACGTTCCGTGGTGTTCTGCAGCGCAGCGTTCAGCTGCTGGCGGCGGCGTTGCCCCTGGCTCTGCTGCTGTTTGTGTTTGTGCCCAGGGTTCCGCCGTTGTGGACCACACAACTGGGCGCCACGCGCGGAGCCGTCTCGGGATTGTCTCCAGAGCTGGATCCACTGAGCATCGCCGAGCTGACCTTGGTGGATGACTCGGCAGCGCGGCTGTTGTTGCCGAAGGGGCAGACCCTTCAGAGGGATGGCTACTGGCGGGTCCTGGTGCATGACCAATTCGACGGCCGCCGGTGGCAACGCCGGCCCCCCCCGTTGTTCAGCGCACTGGCGATGATCGAGGGGTCGGGCAAGGGCCCAGTCAGTGGTGGGTGGTGGACCCCTCGGCCATCAGGGCTGTCCCCTGGGATGGCTTCGCCCTGCCGACAGCACCGGATCAACGGGTGA
- a CDS encoding NAD-dependent epimerase/dehydratase family protein, translated as MAGRLGIIGCGYVGSAVSLHFRRQGHEVVGTTTSPARLAELCDVVDHPRIYRAEDPMADASFLDHLDGVLIAMAPTTDSFEEDQYKKVYGQAVPALVNALRQRQGRRPLHVSYLSSAGVYGDQSGAICNEQTPPDCSSSTNALLASGESAVLSLNDASTQACVLRLGGIYGPGKDIPSYIRSAAGQSVRKNGNHINAWVHLKDIIRGVDFAFAKRLQGIYNLVDDLQLTRRQLSNALCDQDGLPPVIWDNHDRPGARIFNARVSNASLREIGFQPSISSMLEPVVA; from the coding sequence ATGGCTGGACGTCTCGGGATTATTGGATGCGGATATGTCGGCTCCGCTGTGTCCCTCCATTTCAGGCGTCAGGGTCATGAGGTGGTAGGCACCACCACCAGCCCCGCCCGGTTGGCTGAACTCTGTGATGTGGTCGATCACCCGAGGATCTACAGGGCTGAAGACCCCATGGCAGATGCCAGCTTCCTGGATCATCTCGATGGTGTTCTGATCGCGATGGCGCCGACAACTGACAGCTTTGAGGAGGATCAGTACAAAAAGGTTTACGGCCAGGCTGTGCCCGCCCTGGTGAATGCCCTGCGTCAACGTCAAGGCCGCAGACCGCTGCATGTGAGCTACCTGAGCAGTGCAGGGGTGTATGGAGATCAGTCCGGCGCAATCTGCAATGAACAGACGCCCCCCGACTGCTCCAGCAGCACCAACGCTCTTCTGGCCAGCGGTGAGTCTGCCGTTCTTTCATTGAACGACGCCTCAACTCAGGCCTGTGTGCTGCGGCTCGGGGGCATTTATGGTCCCGGCAAGGACATTCCCTCCTACATCCGCAGTGCTGCTGGCCAGTCGGTCCGCAAAAACGGCAACCACATCAACGCCTGGGTTCATCTGAAGGACATCATCCGCGGCGTTGATTTCGCATTCGCCAAACGTCTCCAGGGGATCTACAACCTGGTGGATGATCTCCAGCTCACCCGTCGTCAGTTGTCCAATGCGCTCTGTGACCAGGATGGTCTTCCTCCGGTGATCTGGGATAACCACGATCGCCCCGGTGCCCGCATCTTCAATGCCCGTGTCAGCAATGCGAGCTTGCGTGAAATTGGTTTCCAGCCCAGCATTTCCTCCATGCTTGAGCCAGTGGTTGCCTGA
- a CDS encoding transglutaminase family protein: MVDPSAIRAVPWDGFALPTAPDQRVTSDGELLVGPSARQRRSFRLESSADEAAWQQRPPVLREREALPASSPRLNAMAQQLRLLPTGRERLEAVEAWFRSQPFRYSLQPGAVADLDAFLFDQQVGFCGHYASAVAALMRAADVPSRVISGYQGGRVVKPLSGSPFLELRQSDAHAWVEVWLEGDGWQRVDASLWAASTGSQAGAVPGPPTQRQEGQVLWWRWLQWQWWGLDLIWTRWWLSFDQANQLVWLQMLFGAQLRWLGVAIVGGGMVAVAAGWLLLRVGLRPRSPLAQSLRLLALWGVRPLPGESFPGLCRRAARKHPDQAMVFEAMADQQQRLAHACLSTSQRRQHLRRWRQLRAELGRQRWRSG, translated from the coding sequence GTGGTGGACCCCTCGGCCATCAGGGCTGTCCCCTGGGATGGCTTCGCCCTGCCGACAGCACCGGATCAACGGGTGACGTCGGACGGGGAACTGCTGGTGGGTCCCAGCGCACGCCAGCGCCGATCCTTTCGGCTTGAGTCCAGTGCCGACGAAGCGGCATGGCAGCAGCGTCCTCCGGTGCTGCGTGAACGGGAAGCGCTACCGGCGTCATCGCCCAGGCTGAACGCCATGGCGCAACAGCTGCGCCTGCTGCCCACCGGACGGGAACGTCTGGAGGCGGTTGAAGCCTGGTTTCGAAGCCAGCCCTTCCGGTACAGCCTTCAACCCGGTGCGGTGGCTGATCTGGATGCTTTTCTGTTTGATCAACAGGTGGGGTTCTGCGGTCACTACGCCAGTGCCGTGGCGGCCCTGATGCGGGCTGCTGATGTGCCATCCCGTGTGATCAGCGGCTATCAGGGAGGCCGTGTGGTGAAGCCACTCAGCGGCAGTCCCTTTCTCGAGCTGCGCCAGAGCGATGCCCACGCCTGGGTGGAAGTCTGGTTGGAGGGGGATGGTTGGCAGCGGGTGGATGCCAGCCTCTGGGCCGCGAGCACTGGGTCGCAGGCCGGTGCGGTGCCTGGGCCGCCAACGCAGCGCCAGGAAGGCCAGGTGCTCTGGTGGCGATGGCTCCAGTGGCAGTGGTGGGGCCTGGATCTGATCTGGACTCGCTGGTGGTTGAGTTTTGACCAAGCCAATCAACTGGTCTGGTTGCAGATGCTGTTTGGGGCTCAGCTGCGTTGGTTGGGCGTGGCCATCGTTGGCGGTGGCATGGTGGCTGTCGCAGCTGGATGGTTGTTGCTGCGCGTGGGCCTCCGGCCTCGCTCACCCCTGGCTCAGTCCTTGCGGCTTCTGGCGCTCTGGGGCGTCAGGCCGCTGCCGGGGGAAAGCTTCCCGGGTCTCTGCCGGCGTGCCGCAAGGAAGCATCCCGATCAGGCCATGGTGTTTGAGGCCATGGCGGATCAGCAGCAACGGCTTGCCCATGCCTGTCTCAGTACATCCCAGCGCCGCCAGCATCTGCGACGGTGGCGGCAACTCCGCGCCGAGCTTGGGCGCCAGCGGTGGCGATCAGGATGA
- a CDS encoding serine hydrolase yields the protein MTTIPWRYLLITASAVAFSTTAGLDPTLRNLIHFAKAGTSFSAKQLCTGVLIAGMDPDQMLNEDLAIGEGLIQTTIDRAGGRVEASALFGLIQAEAVQNGGQECTQRISGRPKPRRPHPDHPFTTDQTPSTEPWPLVATASPDPPEIDRQALNKVLDRAFREEDPSTPKRSRAVVVVQDGWVVAERYANGIAPEMPLIGWSMSKSITHAVIGLAIKQGLLELERPATVPEWSDPDDPRRAITLDQLLRMNSGLAFEEATTALNSDLVLMLTQEADMGKFAASQPLMKKPGKKWRYSSGTTNILSRILRHAIDDDQRYRTFPYQELFGPLGMTTAFFERDNSGTFVGSSLVWASARDWARFGQLYLDDGRWNGSQLLPKNWVSHARKPSRGARGGYGAHWWLSKRKSRPDFPKDSFSAEGYQGQLLLVAPSQRAVIVRLGQTPKKPGFDRNAFGADVLSALR from the coding sequence GTGACAACGATCCCTTGGCGTTATCTGCTGATCACTGCATCGGCGGTGGCCTTCAGCACTACGGCCGGTCTGGACCCAACGCTGCGGAACCTGATCCACTTCGCCAAGGCTGGAACAAGTTTCAGCGCCAAGCAACTGTGCACTGGCGTCCTGATCGCTGGAATGGATCCGGATCAAATGCTCAACGAAGACCTGGCGATCGGAGAGGGGCTGATTCAGACCACGATCGACAGAGCAGGTGGCCGGGTTGAAGCCAGTGCCTTGTTCGGACTCATCCAGGCGGAGGCCGTTCAGAATGGCGGGCAGGAATGCACCCAACGGATCAGTGGTCGACCCAAGCCACGTCGCCCCCACCCAGACCATCCGTTCACCACAGATCAAACCCCATCCACTGAACCCTGGCCCCTTGTCGCCACGGCAAGTCCTGACCCGCCGGAGATCGACAGACAAGCGCTGAACAAGGTGCTCGATCGCGCTTTTCGCGAGGAGGATCCTTCCACTCCGAAGCGAAGCCGAGCCGTTGTGGTGGTTCAGGATGGCTGGGTGGTCGCTGAGCGCTACGCCAACGGAATCGCTCCGGAGATGCCTCTGATCGGCTGGTCGATGAGCAAGAGCATCACCCATGCCGTGATCGGATTGGCCATCAAACAAGGACTGCTGGAGCTGGAACGCCCAGCAACCGTGCCCGAGTGGAGCGACCCAGATGACCCACGCCGTGCCATCACCCTGGATCAACTCCTGAGGATGAACAGCGGACTGGCCTTTGAGGAAGCCACGACAGCACTGAACTCAGATCTCGTGCTGATGCTCACCCAGGAAGCAGACATGGGAAAGTTCGCCGCCAGCCAACCACTGATGAAGAAACCGGGCAAAAAGTGGAGGTATTCATCCGGGACAACCAACATCCTCAGCCGGATCCTGAGACACGCCATCGACGACGATCAGCGCTACAGGACGTTTCCCTACCAGGAACTGTTTGGCCCCCTGGGCATGACGACAGCTTTTTTCGAGCGCGACAACAGTGGAACCTTTGTCGGCTCATCGTTGGTGTGGGCCAGCGCTCGCGATTGGGCCCGATTTGGTCAGCTTTACCTGGATGACGGCCGCTGGAACGGCAGTCAGTTGTTGCCCAAGAACTGGGTCAGCCATGCCCGCAAACCATCGCGCGGTGCAAGGGGGGGATATGGGGCGCACTGGTGGCTGAGCAAACGCAAATCTCGGCCAGACTTCCCCAAAGACAGTTTTTCTGCAGAGGGTTATCAGGGACAACTGCTGTTGGTGGCTCCTAGTCAACGCGCCGTGATCGTGCGCCTGGGACAGACGCCGAAGAAGCCTGGATTTGATCGAAATGCCTTTGGGGCTGACGTTCTGTCAGCCCTTCGCTGA
- the sodC gene encoding superoxide dismutase family protein: MRRLLAQCLLVVSLLTATPGWCGALDVTLNRVDVDGIGESIGSITAQDTDQGLVIYPALSGLMPGEHGFHLHSIGSCDPGQTAEGTNVAALAAGGHWDPDGTGKHLGPFGNGHRGDLSRLVVDGDGNTNTSVVAPRLSTADLRGKTLIVHAGGDTYRDEPPLGGGGARIACGVVAD; this comes from the coding sequence ATGCGGCGTTTGCTTGCCCAGTGCCTTCTGGTCGTCAGCTTGCTCACGGCCACACCAGGCTGGTGCGGAGCGCTGGACGTGACGCTGAACCGTGTTGACGTCGACGGCATCGGAGAATCGATCGGCAGCATCACAGCACAGGACACCGATCAAGGCCTTGTGATCTATCCCGCTTTATCGGGGCTGATGCCAGGAGAACATGGCTTCCACCTCCACAGCATCGGCAGCTGTGATCCAGGGCAAACCGCAGAGGGCACCAACGTTGCCGCCCTGGCAGCTGGTGGGCACTGGGACCCTGACGGCACAGGCAAACACCTCGGCCCCTTCGGCAACGGCCACCGCGGCGACCTGAGCCGACTGGTTGTCGATGGCGACGGGAACACCAACACCAGCGTTGTTGCTCCACGGCTGAGCACAGCCGACCTGCGGGGCAAGACGCTGATTGTTCATGCAGGGGGCGACACCTACAGAGACGAGCCTCCCCTCGGAGGAGGTGGAGCACGGATCGCTTGTGGCGTGGTCGCTGACTGA
- a CDS encoding RNA-binding protein: protein MTIFIGNLSWDAEREDLIHLFGQYGEVSKCSLPLDRETGRKRGFAFVDLSSEADEQSAIDDLQNVEWMGRAISVRKAEPRR, encoded by the coding sequence TTGACGATCTTTATTGGAAACCTCTCCTGGGACGCTGAGCGGGAAGATCTGATCCATCTGTTCGGACAGTACGGAGAAGTGAGCAAATGCTCCCTGCCCCTCGACCGGGAGACAGGCCGCAAGCGTGGTTTCGCTTTTGTGGATCTCAGCAGCGAAGCCGATGAGCAGTCGGCGATTGATGATCTTCAGAACGTTGAGTGGATGGGGCGTGCCATCTCGGTTCGCAAGGCCGAACCCCGCCGCTGA
- a CDS encoding YccF domain-containing protein, which yields MLSIALNLLWVVLGGLPMALGWWFAALICAITIVGLPWARSCWVIGCFSLWPFGSEAVNRRQLRGRGDLGTGPLGVVGNVLWFLVAGWWLALGHLSSALACFVTIIGIPFGIQHIKLALIALAPVGMTVVTSKALE from the coding sequence ATGTTGTCCATTGCCCTCAACCTCCTCTGGGTTGTTCTCGGGGGACTGCCCATGGCGCTGGGCTGGTGGTTCGCGGCATTGATCTGTGCGATCACCATCGTTGGCCTGCCCTGGGCGCGGTCGTGCTGGGTGATCGGATGCTTCTCGCTTTGGCCTTTCGGCTCCGAGGCTGTGAACCGTCGTCAACTCAGGGGGAGAGGCGACCTGGGAACCGGCCCCCTCGGCGTGGTGGGCAACGTTCTCTGGTTTCTTGTGGCCGGCTGGTGGCTGGCCCTGGGTCACCTGAGCAGCGCCTTGGCATGTTTTGTCACGATCATCGGAATCCCTTTTGGCATCCAGCACATCAAATTGGCGTTGATCGCCCTGGCTCCTGTCGGCATGACCGTGGTGACGTCCAAAGCCCTGGAGTGA